From Atribacterota bacterium, the proteins below share one genomic window:
- a CDS encoding PhoH family protein, whose protein sequence is MNEDIIEESIIIKSKEELRELFGSLDSNIKMISQSLSVIISNRNSNLTVTGEKDNVCKAVKVIEDLLVIIRGGHSVKLSEIKYQIDMIKENCTFHIEQLYEEEIHVFKKDKIIRPKTFGQKRILEKIQNNDILFVIGPAGSGKTYLAVAIAISALKKKEVDRIILIRPAVEAGESLGFLPGDFMEKIDPYFRPLYDAIFEMMPSDKFQHYLDRGIIEVAPLAYMRGRTLNNSFIILDDAQNTTLGQMKMFLTRFGFGSKIIVTGDITQIDLPESKNSGLVKISNILNDIKGIEFVNLEKNDVVRHGLVKEIIKAYEKSDNNTGSEIKKSFKENRTKEQENEKR, encoded by the coding sequence ATGAATGAAGATATAATTGAAGAATCAATTATTATAAAAAGTAAAGAAGAGCTGAGAGAACTTTTTGGGAGCCTTGATTCTAACATAAAAATGATAAGCCAATCTTTATCAGTTATTATTTCAAATAGAAATAGTAACCTTACTGTGACGGGAGAAAAAGATAATGTATGCAAAGCTGTAAAGGTCATAGAAGATTTGCTGGTAATAATACGGGGAGGACATTCTGTAAAGTTATCAGAAATAAAATATCAGATCGATATGATTAAGGAAAATTGCACATTTCATATCGAGCAATTATACGAGGAAGAAATTCATGTTTTTAAAAAGGATAAAATTATAAGACCAAAGACTTTTGGACAAAAAAGAATATTAGAAAAGATACAAAATAATGATATACTATTTGTAATTGGTCCAGCTGGTAGTGGAAAAACATATTTAGCGGTTGCAATAGCTATTTCTGCACTAAAAAAGAAAGAAGTAGACAGAATTATATTGATACGTCCAGCTGTAGAGGCAGGTGAAAGCCTTGGTTTTTTACCAGGGGATTTTATGGAAAAAATAGACCCTTATTTTAGACCATTATATGATGCAATCTTTGAAATGATGCCCTCTGATAAATTTCAGCACTATTTAGATCGTGGAATTATTGAAGTTGCCCCATTAGCCTACATGCGTGGCAGAACTTTGAATAATTCATTTATTATATTAGATGATGCACAAAATACAACATTAGGCCAAATGAAAATGTTTTTAACCCGTTTCGGATTTGGCTCTAAAATCATTGTGACCGGGGATATTACACAGATTGATTTACCTGAAAGCAAAAACTCAGGACTGGTTAAGATATCCAATATATTAAATGATATAAAGGGAATAGAATTTGTTAATCTGGAAAAAAATGATGTTGTCAGACACGGATTGGTGAAAGAGATAATAAAAGCCTACGAAAAAAGTGATAATAACACGGGAAGTGAAATAAAAAAATCTTTTAAAGAAAACAGGACTAAAGAACAGGAAAATGAAAAAAGATAA
- the rpsU gene encoding 30S ribosomal protein S21, whose translation MATIRVREDEEFDHALKRFKKECQKSGIISDIKRHEYYEKPSERRKRKLIAAQRKKKRRGRN comes from the coding sequence ATGGCAACAATAAGGGTAAGAGAAGATGAAGAATTTGATCATGCACTAAAGCGATTTAAAAAAGAATGTCAAAAAAGTGGCATTATATCAGATATTAAGAGACACGAATATTATGAAAAGCCAAGTGAAAGAAGAAAGAGAAAATTAATAGCTGCCCAGAGAAAAAAGAAGAGGAGAGGAAGAAATTAA
- a CDS encoding peptidyl-prolyl cis-trans isomerase: MIVKQKVCRITIFLCAALLILMSLSMQVLSEQDQENNEVVLATINGEVISLETFESFWNIIPDSYKVQLNKEDVLEQIITQTLLIQKADELNLREDPDLSFQIKNAIDQILIQSLLEKEIIEKTDLTEKDIEDYYEENKETYWHDEEIHALNILVETEEEAEDIIKKIESGEDFASLAENHSIASSASNGGDIGFISKGTLRSEIEEKLFILEPEEVSEIIPVENGFHIFKVVEKNPSGYLEINEVKNEIETQLLPVKQQQAFDEYLKNIEENAIIEKNIELLSEEENNEPDRQEQD, translated from the coding sequence TTGATAGTAAAACAAAAAGTATGTAGAATAACTATTTTTCTTTGTGCTGCTTTATTAATTTTAATGTCACTTTCCATGCAAGTATTATCTGAACAAGATCAAGAAAATAATGAAGTAGTATTAGCCACCATTAATGGAGAGGTTATTTCCCTTGAAACTTTCGAAAGTTTCTGGAATATAATTCCTGATAGTTATAAGGTACAGTTAAATAAGGAAGACGTGTTAGAACAAATAATTACTCAGACATTGTTAATTCAGAAAGCTGATGAACTAAACCTACGAGAGGACCCTGATCTTAGTTTTCAAATAAAAAATGCTATTGATCAGATATTGATACAGTCACTATTAGAAAAAGAGATTATTGAAAAAACTGACTTAACAGAAAAAGATATTGAAGATTATTATGAAGAAAACAAAGAAACGTATTGGCATGATGAAGAAATTCATGCATTGAATATTCTTGTAGAAACTGAGGAAGAGGCTGAAGATATAATTAAAAAGATTGAAAGCGGTGAAGATTTTGCATCCCTGGCAGAAAATCATTCCATTGCTTCCAGTGCTTCTAATGGTGGCGATATCGGCTTTATTAGCAAGGGAACTTTAAGATCTGAGATTGAAGAAAAATTATTTATTCTTGAACCTGAGGAAGTAAGTGAAATTATTCCAGTAGAAAATGGTTTTCATATTTTTAAAGTAGTAGAAAAAAACCCTTCAGGCTACCTTGAAATAAACGAGGTTAAAAACGAAATTGAAACTCAGTTATTACCAGTAAAACAACAGCAGGCTTTTGATGAATACCTGAAGAATATTGAAGAAAATGCAATAATAGAAAAAAATATTGAGCTACTTTCTGAAGAAGAGAACAATGAACCAGATAGACAGGAACAGGATTAG
- a CDS encoding UvrD-helicase domain-containing protein, translated as MLRKYNQAQKEAIQASDGPVLVIAGAGSGKTSVLIQHIIYLINDKERSISPDNILAVTFTNKAANEMKERLEEIKCSDSKVNDKDFSNIWIGTFHAICARILHKHINYLGFQQSYNIYDKNDSKRLIKKCISMLDIDSKQYQVKTISNIIENSKNKLIDENDFYDNAIGFYNKIISKVYKKYQEELKNNQSLDYSDLIVKTVQLFKKHPDILEYYQEKFKYILVDEYQDINHAQYILIKLLSKKRRNLFVVGDPDQSIYRFRGAELGNIISFEEDFPESTVIKLEQNYRSSENILKAASFVIKNNTYRKEKRLWTTRKGGEKIKYYEASSAFDEAEFIAREIKNIVKHKKLKWRDIALLYRTNAQSRSFEEVFAKNSIPFRLIGGIRFYDRKEIKNILYLLKIIYNPDDKECIKRWLEMDRMGIGEMGFKKINYIANHEQRIILDVLPEFIQSPGSRINENNKEKIINYLQTFNYLRKNQDKISFVIEQLIKRVEYYNLIRDDDDQIKTENKIENVKAFIQSVREYEKHNTQAKLNDFLTYVSLISGVDSLDNSDNKNAVNLMTLHCAKGLEFPVVFLTGLEEGIFPHNRSFSSQVELEEERRLCYVGMTRAIDLLYLTYTWRRNMDGKTVFNKTSRFFSEIPKRYLDKAKILSNGFNINSGYETLKRDKKELFIDDVVCHPDWGEGSIINKKETGNDCYVTVNFKFYGIKRLSLKYAPLKKVEKN; from the coding sequence ATGCTAAGAAAATATAACCAAGCACAAAAAGAAGCAATTCAAGCAAGCGATGGACCTGTTTTGGTAATTGCAGGTGCCGGAAGTGGAAAAACAAGTGTTTTAATACAGCATATTATATATTTAATTAATGATAAAGAAAGATCTATAAGTCCAGATAATATATTAGCCGTAACCTTTACAAATAAAGCAGCTAACGAAATGAAAGAAAGATTAGAAGAAATTAAATGTTCTGATAGTAAAGTTAATGATAAAGATTTTAGTAATATTTGGATAGGTACTTTTCATGCAATTTGTGCCAGGATATTACATAAGCATATAAATTATTTAGGATTTCAGCAAAGCTACAATATTTATGATAAAAATGACTCTAAAAGGCTTATAAAGAAATGCATTTCAATGCTGGACATAGATTCAAAACAGTATCAGGTTAAAACAATAAGTAATATAATTGAAAATTCTAAGAACAAGCTGATTGATGAAAATGACTTTTATGACAACGCGATTGGTTTTTATAATAAAATAATTAGTAAGGTGTATAAAAAATATCAGGAAGAGCTAAAAAATAACCAATCATTGGATTACAGTGATTTGATAGTAAAAACTGTACAATTATTTAAAAAACACCCTGATATTTTAGAATATTATCAAGAAAAATTTAAATATATTTTGGTTGATGAGTACCAGGATATCAATCACGCACAATATATTTTAATAAAATTGCTTTCAAAAAAAAGAAGAAATTTGTTTGTAGTTGGAGATCCTGACCAGAGTATTTACAGGTTTAGAGGTGCAGAATTGGGAAATATTATAAGCTTCGAAGAAGATTTTCCAGAGAGTACAGTAATTAAACTTGAGCAAAACTATCGATCCTCAGAAAATATACTTAAAGCCGCCTCTTTTGTTATAAAGAACAATACTTACAGGAAAGAAAAAAGATTGTGGACTACTCGAAAAGGTGGCGAAAAAATAAAGTATTATGAAGCAAGTAGTGCATTTGATGAAGCAGAATTCATTGCTAGAGAAATTAAAAATATAGTGAAGCACAAAAAACTAAAATGGCGGGATATTGCACTACTATATCGCACTAATGCTCAATCAAGATCATTCGAAGAAGTGTTTGCTAAAAACAGCATACCTTTTAGGTTGATTGGTGGAATAAGATTTTATGATAGAAAAGAAATAAAAAATATTTTGTATCTTTTAAAGATTATTTATAACCCTGATGACAAGGAATGTATAAAAAGATGGTTAGAGATGGATAGGATGGGTATAGGAGAAATGGGTTTTAAAAAAATAAATTATATAGCAAACCACGAGCAGAGGATTATTTTAGATGTTTTGCCTGAATTTATTCAGAGCCCAGGAAGTAGGATTAATGAAAACAATAAGGAAAAAATAATCAACTATCTCCAAACATTCAATTATCTTAGAAAAAATCAGGATAAGATATCTTTTGTTATAGAGCAATTGATAAAAAGAGTAGAATACTACAATTTAATAAGAGATGATGATGACCAGATAAAAACGGAAAATAAAATTGAGAATGTAAAAGCATTTATCCAATCTGTCAGAGAATATGAAAAGCATAATACACAAGCCAAGCTCAATGATTTTTTAACCTATGTATCACTTATTTCAGGTGTTGATAGTCTTGATAATTCAGATAACAAAAATGCTGTTAATTTAATGACATTACATTGTGCTAAGGGGCTTGAGTTTCCGGTTGTATTTCTAACAGGTTTAGAGGAAGGAATCTTCCCACATAATAGAAGTTTCTCCAGTCAGGTAGAGTTGGAAGAAGAAAGAAGATTATGTTATGTAGGTATGACTCGAGCCATAGATTTGTTGTATTTAACTTATACCTGGCGAAGAAATATGGACGGGAAAACAGTATTTAATAAAACATCACGTTTTTTTTCTGAAATACCTAAAAGATATCTGGATAAAGCAAAAATACTATCAAATGGATTCAACATTAATTCAGGTTATGAAACACTGAAAAGGGATAAAAAAGAACTTTTCATTGATGATGTTGTTTGTCATCCAGACTGGGGTGAAGGTAGTATTATAAACAAAAAAGAGACTGGAAATGATTGCTATGTTACTGTAAATTTCAAATTTTATGGGATTAAAAGACTTTCATTAAAGTATGCACCATTAAAAAAGGTAGAGAAAAATTAA